The Rhododendron vialii isolate Sample 1 chromosome 8a, ASM3025357v1 genome has a window encoding:
- the LOC131298163 gene encoding alkane hydroxylase MAH1-like yields the protein MASLCYSEILLVVLCFLCLLFWGTRRGIPWNWPLLGMLPSLLRKVGRIHDSCTDLLGQTGGTFLLKGPWFSNMDMLATADPANIHYIMSANFSNFPKGPQFLKMFDFLGDGIFNSDGDAWRNQRRLAQLQIGHHRFHRCLVKTSQDKVEKGLIPILEHVAKGGQVVDLQDVFQRFTFDTTCILVTGYDPGCLSSELLDVPFSKAMDDAEETVFTRHVVPQSIWKFQRWLGIGQEKKLSKACKTLDHVIAKYIAMKKDELSNGIDLKEQEEGVDLLTSYLQEDEMMGGLKSNDKFLRDTVLNFMIAGRDTTSSALTWFVWLVSTHPDVEAKIREELKSVIPEEEESNKWRLFKAEEVGKLVYLHSALCESLRLYPPVPFQHKEPLQPDILPSGHPVHPKMKVMFSLYAMGRMKFIWGEDCLEFRPERWISDRGTIKHEPAYKFLAFNAGPRTCLGKEVAFTQMKVVAAAIIHNYHVQLVERHVVAPNVSIILYMKHGLRVRVTERWS from the coding sequence ATGGCTTCTCTATGTTACTCTGAAATCCTGCTAGTAGTCTTATGTTTTCTTTGCCTTCTCTTCTGGGGAACCCGCCGTGGGATTCCATGGAACTGGCCGCTACTTGGAATGTTGCCCTCTCTTCTTCGTAAAGTCGGGCGGATTCATGATAGTTGCACCGATCTTCTAGGCCAAACCGGTGGTACTTTCCTCTTGAAAGGCCCTTGGTTTTCTAATATGGACATGTTGGCTACAGCAGATCCGGCCAACATACACTACATCATGAGTGCcaacttttcaaattttcctAAAGGTCCTCAGTTCCTAAagatgtttgattttttgggagATGGGATCTTCAATTCAGATGGAGATGCGTGGCGGAACCAGAGGAGACTTGCTCAATTGCAGATTGGTCACCACCGTTTCCACCGGTGTTTGGTCAAGACGAGCCAGGATAAGGTGGAGAAAGGATTGATCCCAATTCTTGAGCATGTGGCCAAAGGTGGCCAAGTTGTTGATTTGCAAGACGTGTTCCAAAGGTTTACCTTTGATACCACTTGCATATTGGTTACTGGCTATGACCCTGGCTGCCTCTCATCTGAACTTCTCGATGTTCCTTTCTCGAAGGCCATGGACGATGCTGAGGAAACAGTATTCACTCGCCATGTAGTGCCCCAAAGCATTTGGAAGTTCCAAAGGTGGCTAGGAATAGGACAAGAGAAGAAATTGAGCAAGGCTTGCAAGACTCTAGACCATGTCATAGCTAAATACATCGCAATGAAGAAAGATGAACTCAGCAATGGTATAGATTTGAAAGAACAGGAAGAAGGTGTCGATCTACTAACATCATATCTACAAGAAGACGAGATGATGGGAGGATTGAAAAGCAACGATAAGTTCTTACGAGACACCGTTCTTAATTTTATGATTGCGGGGCGAGACACCACTAGTTCAGCTCTCACATGGTTTGTCTGGCTAGTTTCAACGCACCCAGACGTTGAAGCAAAGATCAGAGAAGAACTCAAATCGGTTATACCGGAAGAAGAGGAAAGCAACAAATGGAGGCTGTTCAAGGCAGAAGAAGTGGGCAAGCTAGTTTATTTGCACAGTGCACTTTGTGAGTCTTTAAGGCTCTATCCACCGGTTCCGTTCCAGCACAAAGAGCCTCTTCAACCAGATATCCTTCCTAGCGGCCACCCTGTTCATCCGAAGATGAAGGTAATGTTCTCCCTTTATGCAATGGGGAGGATGAAGTTTATATGGGGAGAGGACTGCTTGGAGTTCAGGccagaaagatggatttctgaTCGGGGAACGATCAAGCACGAGCCAGCATACAAGTTCTTGGCATTCAATGCAGGGCCGAGGACTTGCCTGGGAAAGGAAGTGGCTTTCACTCAGATGAAGGTGGTAGCCGCGGCTATAATCCACAACTACCATGTTCAATTGGTGGAAAGGCACGTTGTGGCTCCTAATGTTTCTATAATCCTCTATATGAAGCATGGGTTAAGGGTCAGGGTTACCGAAAGGTGGTCTTAG